From Pseudobdellovibrionaceae bacterium, a single genomic window includes:
- a CDS encoding tetratricopeptide repeat protein, which yields MFKIKVLVLAAVTLSLYGCASFSFKVVTEPDQAEVFIVDSGTNEPKTIGMTPLSKSGEELDEHLKGQNHPGGLVNIIIKKEGFKTKDIWVPVQAAGSLGAEIVLKLDPSDKEVEMKTAKDLVDGLFLSQQFANTKQFERALIEIDKVLAAYPQFDRALSMKAAIHYARGEFEESLKWYESALAVNPELKTAVDMAGKVRETLKIPTRVPTSNNKPSAGGQ from the coding sequence TTGTTTAAAATAAAAGTATTAGTTTTAGCCGCAGTAACTCTAAGTCTCTATGGATGTGCCTCTTTTTCATTTAAAGTTGTCACAGAGCCAGATCAAGCAGAAGTATTTATAGTTGATTCAGGCACAAATGAACCTAAAACCATAGGAATGACTCCTCTAAGTAAAAGTGGTGAAGAATTAGATGAGCATCTAAAAGGGCAAAATCATCCTGGTGGTTTGGTAAATATCATTATCAAAAAGGAAGGATTTAAAACTAAAGACATTTGGGTTCCAGTACAGGCAGCAGGCAGCCTAGGTGCAGAGATTGTTCTTAAGCTTGATCCTTCTGATAAAGAAGTTGAAATGAAAACAGCAAAAGATCTTGTTGATGGATTATTTTTGTCTCAACAGTTTGCTAACACCAAACAATTTGAGCGTGCTTTGATTGAGATAGATAAAGTTCTTGCGGCATACCCTCAGTTTGATCGTGCTCTTTCTATGAAAGCGGCAATTCATTATGCGCGTGGTGAGTTTGAGGAAAGTTTGAAGTGGTATGAAAGCGCATTAGCGGTAAATCCTGAACTTAAAACTGCTGTGGATATGGCAGGTAAAGTACGTGAAACATTAAAAATTCCAACCCGAGTACCAACATCGAATAATAAGCCAAGTGCTGGTGGACAGTAA